In Streptomyces chartreusis, the following proteins share a genomic window:
- the recN gene encoding DNA repair protein RecN, producing MRIRSLGVIDDAVVELSPGFTAVTGETGAGKTMVVTSLGLLLGGRADPALVRIGAEKAVVEGRITVPAGTSAVVRAEEAGAELDDGALLISRTVSAEGRSRAHLGGRSVPVGMLAELADELVAVHGQTDQQGLLKLTRQRQALDRYAGDAVAVPLAKYGEAYRRLRAVAVELEEIVTRARERAQEADMLRFGLDEIAGVEPRAGEDVELAEEAERLGHAEALSSAATAAHAALAGNPEDPEGIDAATLVAGAQRALDAVRAHDPALAALADRIGEIGILLGDVAGELAGYADDLDADPLRLAAVEERRAALNTLTRKYGEDIATVLAWAEQGSSRLTELDSDDDRIGELTAERDGLRAELGGLAQALTDARTEAAERFAAAVTAELASLAMPHARVSFALRQTEDPEGVEVDGRTVAYGPSGVDEVELLLAPHPGAPPRPIAKGASGGELSRVMLAVEVVFAGTDPVPTYLFDEVDAGVGGKAAVEIGRRLARLAKTAQVVVVTHLPQVAAFADRQLLVEKTNDGTVTRSGVKVLEGEERVRELSRMLAGQEDSETARAHAEELLETARSDG from the coding sequence ATGCGGATACGGTCGCTCGGAGTCATCGACGACGCGGTCGTCGAGCTGTCGCCGGGGTTCACCGCCGTGACGGGCGAGACGGGTGCGGGCAAGACCATGGTGGTCACGAGCCTGGGGCTGCTGCTCGGCGGGCGGGCGGACCCGGCACTCGTGCGGATCGGGGCCGAGAAAGCGGTCGTGGAGGGGCGGATCACCGTCCCCGCGGGCACCTCGGCCGTGGTGCGGGCCGAGGAGGCGGGGGCGGAGCTCGACGACGGTGCGCTGCTCATCAGCCGTACCGTTTCCGCCGAAGGGCGGTCCCGGGCCCACCTGGGCGGGCGCAGCGTGCCCGTGGGGATGCTGGCCGAGCTCGCCGACGAGCTGGTGGCCGTGCACGGGCAGACCGACCAGCAGGGGCTGCTGAAGCTCACCCGGCAGCGGCAGGCGCTCGACCGGTACGCGGGCGACGCCGTCGCCGTGCCGCTCGCGAAGTACGGCGAGGCCTACCGGCGGTTGCGGGCGGTCGCGGTCGAGCTGGAGGAGATCGTCACGCGCGCGCGTGAGCGGGCTCAGGAAGCCGACATGCTGCGGTTCGGGCTCGACGAGATCGCCGGTGTCGAGCCGCGCGCGGGCGAGGACGTGGAGCTCGCCGAGGAGGCCGAGCGGCTCGGGCACGCGGAGGCCCTGTCGTCCGCCGCCACGGCCGCTCACGCCGCTCTCGCCGGGAATCCGGAGGACCCCGAGGGCATCGACGCGGCCACGCTCGTCGCGGGCGCGCAGCGGGCCCTGGACGCCGTCCGCGCGCACGATCCGGCGCTGGCGGCGCTCGCCGACCGGATCGGGGAGATCGGGATCCTGCTGGGCGACGTCGCCGGGGAGTTGGCGGGATACGCCGACGACCTCGACGCCGATCCGCTGCGACTCGCGGCCGTCGAGGAACGGCGGGCCGCGCTGAACACGCTCACACGCAAGTACGGCGAGGACATCGCCACCGTGCTCGCCTGGGCCGAGCAGGGCAGCAGCCGACTGACCGAACTGGACAGCGACGACGACCGGATCGGCGAGCTGACCGCCGAGCGGGACGGGCTGCGCGCCGAGCTGGGCGGGCTGGCGCAGGCGCTGACGGACGCGCGCACGGAGGCGGCCGAGCGGTTCGCCGCCGCGGTGACGGCGGAACTGGCCTCGCTCGCGATGCCGCACGCGCGCGTGTCGTTCGCCCTGCGGCAGACCGAGGACCCCGAGGGCGTCGAGGTCGACGGCCGTACCGTCGCCTACGGGCCGTCGGGCGTCGACGAGGTCGAGCTGCTGCTCGCCCCGCACCCGGGGGCGCCGCCGCGGCCCATCGCCAAGGGTGCCTCCGGCGGTGAGCTCTCGCGTGTGATGCTGGCCGTGGAGGTCGTGTTCGCGGGGACCGATCCCGTGCCGACGTACCTCTTCGACGAGGTCGACGCCGGTGTCGGCGGCAAGGCGGCCGTGGAGATCGGGCGCCGGCTCGCCCGGCTGGCGAAGACCGCGCAGGTCGTCGTCGTGACGCACCTGCCGCAGGTCGCCGCGTTCGCCGACCGGCAGTTGCTCGTCGAGAAGACCAACGACGGGACGGTCACCCGCTCCGGCGTGAAGGTCCTGGAGGGCGAGGAGCGGGTCCGCGAGCTGTCCCGGATGCTGGCGGGCCAGGAGGACTCGGAGACCGCGCGGGCGCACGCCGAGGAACTGCTGGAGACGGCTCGGTCCGACGGCTAG
- a CDS encoding glycosyltransferase family 4 protein, with amino-acid sequence MTPVSSHSPHGQSSLRTVQVLGGGNAGSSAHVRSLASGLVARGVRVTVCAPVEADRAYDFTGAGAEHVHVPRSSDPASVAALRAVCADADLVHAHGLHASFRAVLALSGRRTPLVVTWHDRAYAEGARAHLVRLLERRVVKAASVVLGTTSALVDRARRTGARDARLAAVALPGRRPEVEKDDPDRRRPKVRAELGATGRPLLIAVGSLERHRGYGVLLDASRAWRKLDPAPLLVIAGEGALRAGLQRRIEDEELPVRLIGRRDDVSELLAAADIALLSSSWESRSVLAQEALHARVPLVATDVGGMSELVGDAAELVPYGDAGSLAGTVVRLLADPERQDLLRERGVRQAATWPTEDETVAQVLSVYDELTQPRPMI; translated from the coding sequence GTGACCCCCGTGAGCAGCCACTCACCGCACGGCCAGTCGTCACTGCGCACCGTGCAGGTGCTGGGCGGCGGCAACGCAGGCAGCAGCGCGCATGTGCGATCGCTGGCCTCGGGGCTGGTCGCGCGGGGCGTGCGGGTCACCGTGTGCGCCCCTGTCGAGGCCGATCGCGCCTACGACTTCACGGGCGCCGGCGCCGAACACGTACATGTGCCGCGCAGCAGCGATCCGGCCTCCGTGGCCGCGCTGCGGGCGGTGTGCGCGGACGCCGACCTGGTGCACGCGCACGGGCTGCACGCCTCCTTCCGCGCGGTGCTGGCGCTCAGCGGTCGGCGCACTCCGCTCGTCGTCACCTGGCACGACCGGGCGTATGCCGAGGGTGCCCGCGCCCATCTCGTGCGGCTGTTGGAGCGGCGGGTCGTCAAGGCCGCCTCCGTCGTCCTCGGCACCACCTCGGCACTGGTCGACCGGGCCCGCCGCACCGGTGCCCGGGACGCGCGCCTCGCCGCCGTCGCCCTGCCGGGCCGCCGGCCGGAGGTCGAGAAGGACGACCCCGACCGGCGCCGGCCCAAGGTGCGCGCCGAACTCGGTGCCACCGGAAGGCCGTTGCTCATCGCGGTCGGCTCGCTGGAACGGCATCGCGGATACGGCGTACTGCTGGACGCCTCGCGCGCGTGGCGCAAGCTCGACCCCGCCCCGTTGCTCGTGATCGCGGGGGAGGGGGCGCTGCGGGCCGGGCTCCAGCGCCGTATCGAGGACGAGGAGCTGCCCGTGCGGCTCATCGGGCGCCGCGACGACGTCTCCGAGCTGCTGGCCGCCGCCGACATCGCGCTGCTGTCCAGCAGTTGGGAGTCACGGTCCGTCCTCGCGCAGGAAGCCCTGCACGCGCGCGTGCCGCTCGTCGCCACCGATGTCGGCGGAATGTCCGAACTCGTCGGCGACGCCGCCGAACTCGTCCCGTACGGCGATGCGGGCTCCCTCGCCGGCACCGTCGTACGACTGCTCGCGGACCCCGAGCGGCAGGACCTCCTGCGGGAGCGGGGTGTGCGGCAGGCGGCGACCTGGCCGACCGAGGACGAGACGGTGGCCCAAGTGCTCAGCGTCTACGACGAGTTGACGCAGCCCCGGCCCATGATCTGA
- a CDS encoding PucR family transcriptional regulator, with the protein MDSATNSGFDTHGAGITVRRALELPGLRSGLPEILAGADRLGRTVRWVHAGEVPNIASLLKGGELLLTTGYGLGTRPADQRAFVRTLAERGIAALVIELGARFTRLPAALVDTARAAGLPLVQLHRQVPFVTVTEEIHTEIVNGHYALLQRAEEVHRRCTEALLGGGGVPQVLGILADFSGNPVFLEATDGRLLYAAGAGPEGADPLQVWEGLRGQHKDTPPPTGSVLVDVPGGGQGAGSVRGRIVLLPVLGPLAPVHRMAAERAAGILAVVLMQARQEEELAARGRGDFLTDLAEGRVAAEDAPAQARVLGFKPGDGPLLPVVMRLGDVLSPGGGWAVLARAVGEELASVGVPVLLGVRPVEGRVPLLVGLRAETERPAVADRVAMALRAGVERAGIQRPGARPPVVVVGVAGGWTAASAGLRHAAETATAAQGLADRPWYDARRLDIDLLLWRLRDHPDLAAFVDRAIGPLRDHDDRSKPPLLPTLETYLAHAGRKAETARELHLNRQTLYNRLARIGELLGTDLDDPQTVLALSLALRARRHVA; encoded by the coding sequence ATGGACAGCGCGACGAACAGCGGATTCGACACTCACGGCGCCGGGATCACCGTCCGGCGGGCGCTGGAGCTGCCCGGTCTGCGCAGCGGGCTGCCCGAGATCCTCGCGGGCGCCGACCGGCTGGGGCGGACGGTGCGCTGGGTGCACGCCGGCGAGGTGCCCAACATCGCCTCCCTGCTCAAGGGCGGGGAACTGCTGCTGACCACGGGCTACGGTCTCGGCACCCGCCCCGCCGACCAGCGCGCGTTCGTGCGCACCCTGGCCGAGCGCGGCATCGCGGCGCTGGTCATCGAGCTGGGCGCCCGTTTCACCCGGCTGCCCGCGGCCCTGGTCGACACGGCCCGCGCGGCCGGACTGCCGCTCGTCCAGCTGCATCGCCAGGTCCCCTTCGTGACCGTCACCGAGGAGATCCACACCGAGATCGTCAACGGCCACTACGCGCTGCTGCAACGGGCGGAGGAGGTGCACCGTCGCTGCACCGAGGCCCTGCTCGGCGGCGGTGGGGTGCCCCAAGTGCTCGGCATCCTCGCGGACTTCAGCGGCAACCCGGTCTTCCTGGAGGCCACCGACGGGCGGCTGCTGTACGCGGCCGGCGCCGGCCCCGAGGGCGCGGACCCGTTGCAGGTGTGGGAGGGGCTGCGGGGGCAGCACAAGGACACGCCGCCGCCCACGGGTTCGGTGCTGGTGGACGTGCCGGGCGGCGGCCAGGGCGCTGGGTCGGTGCGCGGCCGTATCGTCCTGCTGCCCGTGCTGGGCCCGCTGGCGCCGGTGCACCGCATGGCCGCCGAGCGGGCCGCGGGCATCCTCGCCGTGGTGCTGATGCAGGCCCGCCAGGAGGAGGAGCTGGCGGCGCGCGGGCGGGGCGACTTCCTGACCGACCTCGCGGAGGGCCGGGTCGCCGCCGAGGACGCCCCGGCGCAGGCGCGGGTGCTGGGCTTCAAGCCGGGTGACGGCCCGCTGCTGCCGGTCGTGATGCGGCTCGGGGACGTGCTGTCGCCGGGTGGCGGCTGGGCGGTGCTGGCGCGCGCGGTCGGCGAGGAGCTGGCCTCGGTGGGGGTGCCGGTGCTGCTGGGCGTGCGGCCGGTGGAGGGCCGGGTGCCGCTGCTGGTGGGCCTGCGTGCGGAGACGGAGCGGCCGGCGGTCGCGGACCGGGTCGCGATGGCGCTGCGGGCGGGCGTGGAGCGGGCCGGGATCCAGCGTCCCGGGGCCCGGCCGCCGGTCGTGGTGGTCGGCGTCGCGGGCGGCTGGACGGCGGCCTCGGCGGGCCTGCGGCACGCGGCGGAGACGGCGACGGCAGCGCAGGGCCTGGCGGACCGCCCCTGGTACGACGCCCGTCGGCTGGACATCGACCTGCTGCTGTGGCGGTTGCGCGACCATCCCGACCTGGCGGCCTTCGTGGACCGCGCGATCGGCCCGCTGCGCGACCACGACGACCGCTCCAAGCCGCCGCTGCTGCCCACGCTGGAGACGTACTTGGCGCACGCGGGCCGCAAGGCGGAGACGGCCCGCGAACTGCACCTGAACCGGCAGACGCTCTACAACCGCCTCGCCCGCATCGGCGAGTTGCTCGGCACCGACCTCGACGACCCGCAGACGGTACTGGCGTTGAGCCTGGCACTGCGGGCCAGACGGCACGTCGCCTAG
- a CDS encoding NUDIX domain-containing protein produces MTIKDTPEEWEIRATDTPFVGNKTSVRTDDVVMPDGSVVRRDYQVHPGSVAVLALDDQDRVLLIRQYRHPVRHKLWEIPAGLLDIPGENPLHAAQRELYEEAHVKAEDWRVLTDVYTTPGGCDEAIRIFLARNLSEADGERFVVEDEEADMEHARVPVDELVRGVLAGELHNNCLVVGVLSLVAARASGGPDGLRPAGAPWPARPFEV; encoded by the coding sequence ATGACGATCAAGGACACCCCCGAGGAGTGGGAGATCCGGGCGACGGACACCCCCTTCGTGGGCAACAAGACCTCCGTCCGCACGGACGACGTGGTCATGCCCGACGGTTCGGTCGTCCGGCGTGACTACCAGGTCCACCCCGGTTCCGTGGCCGTGCTCGCCCTCGACGACCAGGACCGCGTCCTGCTCATCAGGCAGTACCGCCACCCGGTGCGGCACAAGCTCTGGGAGATCCCGGCGGGCCTGCTCGACATCCCCGGCGAGAACCCGCTGCACGCCGCCCAGCGCGAGCTGTACGAGGAGGCGCACGTCAAGGCCGAGGACTGGCGGGTGCTGACGGACGTCTACACCACCCCCGGCGGCTGTGACGAGGCCATCCGGATCTTCCTCGCCCGGAACCTGTCCGAGGCCGACGGGGAGCGCTTCGTCGTGGAGGACGAGGAGGCCGACATGGAGCACGCGCGGGTGCCGGTCGACGAGCTGGTGCGGGGCGTGCTCGCGGGCGAGCTCCACAACAACTGCCTTGTCGTGGGCGTGCTGTCGCTGGTCGCCGCGCGTGCCTCCGGCGGTCCGGACGGGTTGCGTCCGGCGGGGGCGCCCTGGCCGGCGAGGCCGTTCGAGGTGTAG
- a CDS encoding FAD-binding oxidoreductase: MASPSKAGAALAALREDLVGDVFAPSDAGYDEARTVFNAMIDRRPAVIAQCVDENDVVRAVRFGRDLDLNIAVRGGGHSVAGTAVNDGGLVVDLRHMRAVSVDPAAEAVRVAGGATMSDLDRACQPHALATTGGRASTTGVGGFVLGGGSGWLDRWCGLAVDNLVGVELVTADGERVHASADENPELFWGLHGGGGNFGVATALTLKLHELPEFSIALVLYLPEFGPEVTRTYRELITIAPDEASGGVLYLTGPPEEFVPPHLVGSLLCGALLTYAGPEEDMRKLAEPLLALPHESEIVGAMPYADVQCMLDDPPGMRNYWSAEYLTSAPDSYLDAFCAGGDAMPATGTIHVLFPQGGAIAAGPHEYPVPYRDAPWAVHPFAIWEDPADDERCVSWVREVRAAAQPWSTGAVYLNFIGDEGAERVVAGLGPENTRRLADLKRRYDPDNVFRFNHNIRPA, encoded by the coding sequence ATGGCCTCCCCATCGAAGGCGGGCGCGGCCCTCGCCGCGCTGCGCGAGGATCTGGTCGGCGACGTGTTCGCCCCGTCGGACGCGGGCTATGACGAGGCCCGCACGGTCTTCAACGCGATGATCGACCGCCGGCCCGCGGTCATCGCCCAGTGCGTGGACGAGAACGACGTCGTGCGGGCCGTGCGGTTCGGAAGGGACCTCGATCTCAACATCGCGGTGCGCGGCGGGGGGCACAGCGTGGCGGGCACGGCGGTCAACGACGGCGGACTGGTCGTCGACCTGCGGCACATGCGCGCGGTGAGCGTCGATCCCGCGGCCGAGGCGGTACGGGTCGCGGGCGGCGCCACGATGAGCGACCTGGACCGCGCCTGCCAGCCGCACGCCCTCGCCACGACCGGCGGCCGGGCCTCCACGACCGGGGTCGGCGGTTTCGTCCTCGGCGGCGGCTCCGGCTGGCTGGACCGCTGGTGCGGGCTGGCCGTCGACAACCTGGTCGGCGTCGAACTCGTCACGGCGGACGGCGAGCGGGTCCACGCGAGCGCCGACGAGAACCCGGAGCTGTTCTGGGGCCTGCACGGCGGAGGCGGCAACTTCGGTGTCGCGACCGCGCTCACCCTGAAGCTCCACGAGCTGCCCGAGTTCTCCATCGCGCTGGTGCTGTACCTCCCGGAGTTCGGCCCCGAGGTCACCCGCACCTACCGCGAGCTGATCACCATTGCCCCCGACGAGGCGAGCGGCGGCGTGCTCTATCTCACCGGCCCGCCCGAGGAGTTCGTACCGCCGCACCTGGTCGGCTCGCTCCTGTGTGGCGCGCTGCTGACGTACGCCGGGCCCGAGGAGGACATGCGCAAGCTGGCCGAGCCCCTGCTGGCGCTGCCGCACGAGTCGGAGATCGTCGGGGCGATGCCGTACGCCGACGTCCAGTGCATGCTCGACGATCCGCCGGGGATGCGTAACTACTGGTCGGCGGAGTATCTGACGAGCGCGCCCGACTCCTACCTGGACGCGTTCTGCGCCGGGGGCGATGCGATGCCGGCGACCGGCACCATCCATGTGCTGTTCCCGCAGGGCGGGGCGATCGCGGCGGGCCCGCACGAGTACCCCGTGCCCTACCGGGATGCGCCCTGGGCCGTACACCCCTTCGCGATCTGGGAGGACCCTGCGGACGACGAGCGCTGCGTGAGCTGGGTCCGCGAGGTGCGAGCGGCGGCACAGCCGTGGAGCACGGGCGCGGTCTATCTCAACTTCATCGGCGACGAGGGCGCCGAGCGGGTCGTCGCCGGCCTGGGCCCGGAGAACACCCGGCGCCTGGCCGATCTGAAGCGCCGCTACGACCCGGACAACGTGTTCCGCTTCAACCACAACATCAGGCCGGCCTGA
- a CDS encoding CTP synthase — protein MPPKSTTTKHIFVTGGVASSLGKGLTASSLGMLLKARGLRVVMQKLDPYLNVDPGTMNPFQHGEVFVTNDGAETDLDIGHYERFLDRDLDGSANVTTGQVYSTVIAKERRGEYLGDTVQVIPHITNEIKHRIRRMATDEVDVVITEVGGTVGDIESLPFLETVRQVRHEVGRDNVFVVHISLLPYIGPSGELKTKPTQHSVAALRNIGIQPDAIVLRCDREVPTAIKRKISLMCDVDEAAVVACPDARSIYDIPKTVHGEGLDAYVVRKLDLPFRDVDWTTWDDLLDRVHNPDHEITLALVGKYIDLPDAYLSVTEALRAGGFANKARVKIKWVTSDDCKTPAGAKQQLADIDGICIPGGFGDRGVLGKVGAIKYARENKIPLLGLCLGLQCIVVEAARNLADIGDANSTEFDPATSHPVISTMAEQLDIVAGEGDMGGTMRLGMYPAKLAEGSIVREVYDGKEYVEERHRHRYEVNNAYRAELEKKAGIVFSGTSPDGKLVEYVEYPREVHPYLVATQAHPELRSRPTRPHPLFAGLVKASVERKNSK, from the coding sequence ATGCCGCCCAAATCCACGACGACCAAGCACATCTTCGTCACCGGGGGTGTCGCCTCCTCGCTCGGCAAGGGCCTGACGGCCTCCAGCCTCGGCATGCTGCTCAAGGCGCGGGGCCTGCGCGTGGTGATGCAGAAGCTCGACCCGTACCTCAATGTCGACCCTGGCACGATGAACCCCTTCCAGCACGGCGAGGTGTTCGTCACCAACGACGGCGCCGAGACCGACCTGGACATCGGTCACTACGAGCGGTTCCTCGACCGTGACCTGGACGGTTCCGCGAACGTCACCACCGGCCAGGTGTACTCGACCGTGATCGCCAAGGAGCGGCGCGGCGAGTACCTCGGCGACACCGTGCAGGTCATCCCGCACATCACCAACGAGATCAAGCACCGCATCCGCCGCATGGCGACGGACGAGGTCGACGTGGTGATCACGGAGGTCGGCGGCACGGTCGGCGACATCGAGTCGCTGCCGTTCCTGGAGACCGTCCGCCAGGTCCGTCACGAGGTCGGTCGTGACAACGTCTTCGTCGTCCACATCTCGCTCCTGCCGTACATCGGCCCCTCGGGAGAGCTGAAGACGAAGCCGACCCAGCACTCGGTTGCGGCTCTGCGCAACATCGGTATCCAGCCAGATGCGATCGTGCTGCGCTGCGACCGCGAGGTGCCCACCGCGATCAAGCGGAAGATCTCGCTGATGTGCGACGTCGACGAGGCGGCCGTGGTCGCCTGCCCCGACGCCCGCTCCATCTACGACATCCCCAAGACCGTGCACGGCGAGGGCCTGGACGCCTATGTCGTCCGCAAGCTGGACCTGCCGTTCCGCGACGTGGACTGGACGACCTGGGACGACCTGCTCGACCGCGTCCACAACCCCGACCACGAGATCACCCTCGCGCTGGTCGGCAAGTACATCGACCTGCCCGACGCCTACCTCTCGGTCACCGAGGCGCTGCGCGCGGGCGGCTTCGCCAACAAGGCCCGCGTGAAGATCAAGTGGGTCACCTCCGACGACTGCAAGACCCCGGCCGGCGCCAAGCAGCAGCTCGCCGACATCGACGGCATCTGCATCCCCGGCGGCTTCGGCGACCGCGGTGTGCTCGGCAAGGTCGGCGCGATCAAGTACGCCCGCGAGAACAAGATCCCGCTGCTGGGCCTGTGCCTGGGCCTGCAGTGCATCGTGGTCGAGGCGGCCCGCAACCTGGCCGACATCGGCGACGCCAACTCCACCGAGTTCGACCCGGCGACGTCCCACCCGGTCATCTCCACCATGGCCGAGCAGCTCGACATCGTCGCCGGTGAGGGTGACATGGGCGGCACCATGCGGCTCGGCATGTACCCGGCCAAGCTGGCCGAGGGTTCCATCGTGCGCGAGGTGTACGACGGCAAGGAGTACGTCGAGGAGCGGCACCGGCACCGCTACGAGGTCAACAACGCCTACCGCGCGGAGCTGGAGAAGAAGGCGGGCATCGTGTTCTCCGGCACGTCTCCGGACGGCAAGCTCGTCGAGTACGTGGAGTACCCGCGCGAGGTGCACCCCTACCTGGTGGCCACGCAGGCCCACCCGGAGCTGCGCTCGCGTCCGACGCGCCCGCACCCGCTCTTCGCCGGCCTCGTGAAGGCCTCGGTCGAGCGCAAGAATTCGAAGTAA
- a CDS encoding glycoside hydrolase family 15 protein, with product MAVRLELHVAGRIEDYALIGDMQTAALVCRDGTVDWLCLPRFDSHAIFAGLLGTEEHGFWRLGPAHASDSPPPTAARRSYRGDSLILESEWDTPRGTVRVIDFMPPRDGAPQLIRIVEGVSGRVPMRSTLRMRFSYGRVVPWVHKHEGRTVAVAGPDSVWFDTEAETYGKSLTTYSDFTVAPGERIAFTISWEPSHKQPPALPEPELSLTATEDFWREWVEHCTYHGPYREAVIRSLITLKALTYAPTGGIVAAPTTSLPEDIGGVRNWDYRYTWLRDAAITLSSLLRTGYREEARAWREWLLRAVAGDPENLQIMYGIAGERELGEAELDWLPGYENSAPVRVGNGAAHQLQLDVYGEVTEALHLAHMTGLARNDYASLLQLKLIRYLEDHWQEPDEGIWEVRGPRRHFVHSKVMAWVAVDRTIKLIESGDADGPLERWKELRDEIHRDVCEKGYDKERNTFTQSYGSKELDASLLLIPQMGFLPPDDKRVIGTIEAIQRELSTSDGFILRYPTQGEHEGVDGLSGDEGAFLACSFWMADDLAMIGRVDEARKLFERLLSLRNDLGLLAEEWDPVRQRQVGNFPQAFSHVPLIDTALRLTASGAYGG from the coding sequence GTGGCCGTTCGACTGGAGTTGCACGTGGCCGGGCGCATCGAAGACTACGCACTCATCGGAGACATGCAGACCGCCGCGCTGGTCTGCCGGGACGGCACAGTGGACTGGCTGTGCCTGCCCCGCTTCGACTCGCATGCCATCTTCGCCGGACTGCTGGGCACCGAGGAACACGGTTTCTGGCGGCTCGGCCCCGCGCACGCCTCCGACTCCCCGCCGCCCACCGCGGCCCGGCGCAGCTACCGCGGCGACTCCCTGATCCTGGAGTCCGAGTGGGACACGCCGCGCGGCACGGTCCGGGTGATCGACTTCATGCCCCCGCGTGACGGCGCGCCCCAGCTGATCCGGATCGTGGAGGGCGTCTCGGGCCGGGTGCCCATGCGCTCGACGCTGCGGATGCGTTTCTCGTACGGCCGGGTGGTGCCCTGGGTGCACAAGCACGAGGGCCGTACGGTCGCCGTCGCGGGCCCGGACTCGGTGTGGTTCGACACGGAGGCCGAGACCTACGGCAAGTCGCTGACGACGTACTCGGACTTCACGGTCGCCCCGGGTGAGCGGATCGCGTTCACGATCTCCTGGGAGCCCTCGCACAAGCAGCCCCCGGCGCTGCCCGAGCCGGAGCTGTCGCTGACGGCGACGGAGGACTTCTGGCGCGAGTGGGTCGAGCACTGCACGTACCACGGCCCCTACCGCGAGGCGGTCATCCGCTCGCTGATCACCCTCAAGGCGCTGACCTACGCCCCGACGGGCGGCATCGTCGCCGCCCCGACGACGTCCCTGCCCGAGGACATCGGCGGCGTCCGCAACTGGGACTACCGCTACACCTGGCTCCGCGACGCGGCGATCACCCTGTCCTCGCTGCTGCGCACCGGCTACCGCGAGGAGGCCCGCGCGTGGCGCGAGTGGCTGCTGCGGGCAGTCGCGGGCGACCCGGAGAACCTCCAGATCATGTACGGCATCGCCGGCGAGCGCGAGCTCGGCGAGGCGGAGCTGGACTGGCTGCCCGGCTACGAGAACTCCGCGCCGGTCCGGGTCGGCAACGGCGCCGCGCACCAGCTCCAGCTGGACGTCTACGGCGAGGTCACCGAGGCCCTGCACCTGGCGCACATGACGGGCCTGGCCCGCAACGACTACGCCTCCCTGCTCCAGCTGAAGCTGATCCGCTACCTGGAGGACCACTGGCAGGAGCCGGACGAGGGCATCTGGGAGGTGCGCGGCCCGCGCCGCCACTTCGTGCACTCCAAGGTGATGGCCTGGGTCGCCGTCGACCGCACGATCAAGCTGATCGAGTCCGGCGACGCGGACGGCCCGCTGGAGCGCTGGAAGGAACTGCGCGACGAGATCCACCGGGACGTGTGCGAGAAGGGCTACGACAAGGAACGCAACACGTTCACGCAGTCGTACGGCTCCAAGGAGCTGGACGCCTCCCTGCTGCTGATCCCGCAGATGGGCTTCCTGCCGCCGGACGACAAGCGCGTGATCGGCACCATCGAGGCGATCCAGCGCGAGCTGTCCACCTCGGACGGCTTCATCCTGCGCTACCCGACGCAGGGCGAGCACGAGGGCGTCGACGGTCTGTCCGGTGACGAAGGCGCCTTCCTCGCCTGCTCCTTCTGGATGGCGGACGACCTGGCGATGATCGGCCGCGTCGACGAGGCCCGCAAGCTGTTCGAGAGGCTGCTGTCGCTGCGCAACGACCTGGGTCTGCTGGCCGAGGAGTGGGACCCGGTGCGCCAGCGCCAGGTCGGCAACTTCCCGCAGGCCTTCAGCCACGTCCCGCTGATCGACACCGCGCTGCGCCTGACGGCCTCGGGGGCCTACGGCGGCTGA